One window of the Pedobacter ginsengisoli genome contains the following:
- a CDS encoding substrate-binding domain-containing protein: MQIITAFWLILALTGCSDKKEAKEYKIGFSQCVGSDLWRKTMLDEMKTELSLRPGTKLSYADANNSSSKQIDQVKEMIDEGIDLLIISPNEALPLTKIVEDTYNKGIPVIVIDRKTSSALYTAYVGAENYQVGKIAGEYLANSLKGSGNVIEVMGLPGSSPAIERDKGFTDALKKHPQIKINGQFYGDWLGENTEIELLKNKDKLKNVDAIFAHNDVMATSTRKVLQKLGFSHQIQVIGVDALPGNGGGLNLVSNQTLTASVLYPTGGKEAINIAMRILNKESFSKENILQTVVIDSSNVQLMKLQWARINSQQSDIERQQTLLADQFKVYNSQRLVLNFIVITLVLAVVFGGLAFHALLENRKINKSLELKNTEILNQRNQLIEMSEKAQAATEAKLNFFTNISHEFRTPLTLILSPLEDLLKNEKIKLAAGSNLKLIYKNVYRLLRLVNQLMDYRKIEHKKFKLHATANNLIDFIKEILDSFKHSAEKRNIDLRLIVKESPGVVWFDVNILDKVIFNLLSNALKFTSDNGRIYISIGKMEGTVHIDVEDNGVGMTDTELKHIFDQFYQSELNYSRGSGLGLSLSKELILLHKGNISVTSKKWQGTTFTIALPLGEDHLTNNEKATQEHQSAKLYDQVKIYTTEHDQAVSNEKDRTFEHIKDQSILIIEDNQDLLDYLTHKFETTFEIFTASTGTNGLAEAYEKIPDLIITDVVVPGISGKNLTHQLKSDIRTSHIPIILLTAQGSIEQQVNGIQSMADVYITKPFNFEYLQANVENLIKNRVILKEHYSSDISSSGVKRTANNLIDKKFLNDFAGIVEHNLSNEHFSVDDISKAIGISRVQLYRKIKALLNCSITDYILNRRLKKAKYYLSNEEYSISEITYMVGISSPTYFSTIFKNKYGMTPTEYKKTRLQ; the protein is encoded by the coding sequence GATTTGTGGCGCAAAACAATGCTCGATGAAATGAAAACAGAGCTATCGCTTCGCCCGGGAACTAAATTAAGCTATGCTGATGCCAATAACAGCAGCAGCAAACAGATTGATCAGGTAAAAGAGATGATTGATGAGGGTATAGATTTGCTGATCATCTCACCAAATGAGGCACTTCCTTTAACTAAAATAGTTGAAGACACTTATAATAAAGGAATCCCTGTAATCGTAATCGATCGTAAAACTTCTTCAGCTCTTTATACTGCTTATGTTGGTGCAGAGAATTACCAGGTAGGCAAAATAGCGGGCGAATATTTGGCCAACAGCTTAAAAGGATCAGGAAATGTTATAGAAGTAATGGGACTACCTGGCTCCTCGCCTGCTATTGAGCGCGATAAAGGTTTTACAGATGCGCTTAAAAAACATCCTCAAATTAAAATAAACGGACAGTTTTATGGTGACTGGCTTGGCGAAAACACCGAGATTGAATTACTTAAAAACAAGGATAAGCTTAAAAACGTAGATGCCATATTTGCCCACAACGATGTAATGGCAACAAGTACCAGAAAAGTACTTCAAAAGCTTGGCTTTAGCCACCAAATACAAGTTATTGGTGTTGATGCTTTGCCTGGCAATGGAGGGGGCTTAAACCTGGTGAGCAACCAAACACTTACTGCAAGTGTACTTTACCCAACCGGTGGTAAAGAAGCCATTAACATCGCCATGCGAATCTTAAACAAAGAATCATTCTCTAAAGAAAATATACTGCAAACTGTAGTTATAGATAGCAGTAATGTGCAGTTAATGAAACTTCAATGGGCAAGAATAAACAGTCAGCAAAGTGACATAGAACGTCAGCAAACTTTACTGGCCGACCAATTTAAGGTATACAATAGCCAAAGGCTTGTATTAAATTTTATTGTAATTACACTTGTACTAGCTGTTGTATTTGGTGGGCTTGCATTTCATGCTTTGCTAGAGAACAGAAAAATTAATAAAAGCCTGGAACTAAAGAATACCGAGATCTTAAATCAACGAAATCAATTAATTGAAATGTCTGAAAAGGCTCAGGCAGCTACAGAGGCTAAACTTAACTTTTTCACCAACATATCTCACGAATTCAGAACACCATTAACACTTATCTTATCGCCACTAGAGGATCTGCTTAAAAATGAAAAGATAAAATTAGCAGCTGGCAGTAACCTTAAACTGATTTACAAAAATGTATACAGGCTGCTTAGACTAGTAAACCAGTTAATGGACTACCGAAAAATTGAGCACAAGAAATTTAAACTACATGCTACTGCCAATAATTTAATAGATTTTATAAAAGAAATTCTGGACAGCTTTAAACACAGTGCCGAAAAACGCAATATAGATTTGAGGTTAATAGTAAAAGAAAGTCCTGGCGTAGTTTGGTTTGATGTAAATATTCTGGACAAAGTGATATTTAACCTTCTTAGTAATGCTTTAAAATTTACCAGCGACAATGGCAGGATATATATTTCAATAGGTAAAATGGAAGGCACTGTTCATATTGATGTAGAAGACAATGGTGTAGGAATGACCGATACAGAACTTAAACATATTTTTGATCAGTTCTACCAATCAGAGCTTAATTACAGCAGAGGCTCAGGCTTAGGGCTATCGCTTTCAAAAGAATTAATTCTTTTGCATAAAGGTAACATCTCTGTAACCAGTAAAAAATGGCAGGGAACTACATTTACAATAGCCCTACCTTTAGGAGAAGACCACCTAACCAACAATGAAAAAGCCACACAGGAACACCAAAGTGCCAAGCTTTATGATCAGGTAAAAATATACACTACAGAACATGATCAGGCTGTAAGCAACGAGAAAGATCGTACATTTGAACACATTAAGGATCAATCCATATTAATTATAGAGGATAATCAGGATCTCCTGGATTATTTAACACATAAATTTGAAACTACCTTCGAGATATTTACTGCCTCTACAGGCACCAATGGATTAGCAGAAGCATATGAAAAAATTCCGGACCTGATTATTACTGATGTTGTAGTACCGGGAATATCCGGAAAAAACCTAACTCATCAATTAAAATCAGATATCCGAACATCACACATTCCTATAATATTACTAACTGCGCAAGGAAGCATTGAGCAACAGGTAAATGGTATTCAAAGCATGGCCGATGTATACATTACCAAACCATTTAATTTTGAATACCTACAGGCCAATGTAGAGAACCTTATTAAAAACAGGGTTATTTTAAAAGAGCATTACTCAAGTGATATTTCGTCATCAGGCGTTAAAAGAACTGCCAATAATCTTATTGACAAAAAATTCTTAAATGATTTTGCGGGCATTGTAGAACATAACCTAAGCAATGAACACTTTAGTGTTGATGATATCAGCAAAGCTATTGGGATATCCAGAGTTCAACTGTACCGTAAAATTAAAGCCTTATTAAACTGTAGTATAACGGACTATATTTTAAACCGCAGGCTTAAAAAAGCGAAGTACTATTTAAGCAACGAAGAATACTCAATTTCCGAGATCACTTATATGGTTGGCATCTCCTCGCCCACTTATTTCTCTACCATATTTAAAAACAAGTACGGTATGACCCCTACCGAATATAAGAAAACCCGGCTACAGTAA